The following proteins are encoded in a genomic region of Enterocloster clostridioformis:
- a CDS encoding TIGR03960 family B12-binding radical SAM protein: MRKLALSDEILLSVQQPARYIGGEVNMRVKDPKKADIRFAMCFPDVYEIGMSHLGIQILYSMFNNREDIYCERVYSPWTDLDPILRENKIPLFTLETQEPVKNFDFLGITLQYEMCYTNVLQILDLSQIPLHTCDRTENDPIVIGGGPCAYNPEPLADFFDLFYIGEGETVYFELMDRYKENKKAGGTRKQFLERAAEIPGIYVPAFYDVTYKKDGTIECFRPNNEHAMPVVTKQIVTDIDSVGYIEKPLVPFIKVTQDRVVLEIQRGCIRGCRFCQAGDVYRPLREHSLEYLKHYAYGMLRSTGHEEISLSSLSSSDYSQLEGLVNFLIDEFKGKGVNISLPSLRIDAFSLDVMSKVQDVKKSSLTFAPEAGSQRLRDVINKGLTEEVILKGAADAFESGWNRVKLYFMLGLPTETVEDMEGIALLSEKIAEAYYDIPKDQRNGKVQIVASSSFFVPKPFTPFQWARMCTKEEFIERANIVRGKFREMKNFKSLKYNWHEAELTVLEGVLARGDRRVGAVIEEAYRTGAIYDSWSEYFKNDVWMRAFETCGVDIGFYTTRERSLDEVFPWDFIDAGVSKEFLIREWNHAVKEEVTPNCRQRCSGCGASDFGCGVCYETVKE; the protein is encoded by the coding sequence ATGAGAAAATTAGCGTTAAGTGATGAGATATTATTATCGGTACAGCAGCCGGCCCGCTACATTGGCGGCGAGGTCAACATGCGTGTAAAGGATCCAAAGAAAGCGGATATCCGCTTCGCCATGTGCTTTCCCGACGTCTACGAAATCGGAATGTCCCATCTGGGCATTCAGATTCTGTATTCCATGTTCAACAACAGGGAGGACATCTACTGCGAGCGCGTTTATTCCCCGTGGACGGACCTGGACCCCATACTCAGGGAGAATAAGATACCGCTCTTTACCCTGGAAACCCAGGAGCCGGTAAAGAATTTTGATTTTCTGGGAATTACTCTTCAGTACGAGATGTGCTATACCAACGTACTTCAGATTCTGGATCTTTCACAGATTCCGCTTCATACCTGTGACAGAACGGAGAATGACCCCATTGTCATTGGAGGAGGGCCCTGCGCTTACAATCCGGAGCCGCTGGCCGATTTTTTTGATCTGTTTTATATCGGAGAGGGTGAAACCGTATATTTTGAGCTGATGGACCGCTACAAGGAAAATAAAAAGGCCGGCGGCACCAGAAAGCAGTTCTTGGAAAGGGCGGCAGAGATACCGGGCATCTATGTGCCGGCTTTTTATGATGTGACCTATAAGAAAGACGGGACCATTGAATGTTTTCGGCCAAATAATGAACATGCCATGCCGGTGGTTACAAAACAAATCGTAACGGACATTGACAGTGTGGGCTATATCGAAAAACCGCTGGTGCCATTCATCAAAGTGACCCAGGACAGGGTGGTGCTGGAGATTCAGCGCGGCTGTATCCGCGGCTGCCGGTTCTGCCAGGCCGGGGATGTGTACAGGCCCCTCAGAGAGCACAGCCTGGAATATCTGAAGCACTATGCTTACGGCATGCTGAGGAGCACGGGGCATGAGGAGATATCCCTAAGCTCCTTAAGCTCCAGCGATTACAGCCAGTTAGAGGGCCTGGTCAATTTCCTTATTGACGAATTCAAGGGAAAGGGCGTGAACATATCCCTGCCTTCCCTGCGTATCGACGCATTTTCACTGGACGTCATGAGCAAGGTGCAGGATGTGAAAAAGAGCAGCCTGACCTTTGCGCCGGAGGCGGGATCCCAGAGGCTGCGGGACGTCATCAACAAGGGACTGACCGAAGAAGTGATTCTGAAGGGAGCCGCCGATGCCTTTGAGTCAGGGTGGAACCGGGTGAAGCTGTATTTTATGCTGGGTCTTCCCACGGAGACCGTGGAGGATATGGAGGGAATCGCGCTGCTTTCTGAAAAGATTGCGGAAGCATATTATGATATTCCCAAGGACCAGAGAAATGGAAAAGTACAGATTGTGGCCAGCTCCTCCTTCTTTGTGCCGAAGCCCTTCACGCCGTTTCAGTGGGCCAGGATGTGTACAAAGGAAGAATTCATTGAGAGAGCCAATATTGTCCGCGGCAAGTTCCGTGAGATGAAGAATTTCAAGAGCCTTAAATATAACTGGCATGAGGCAGAGCTTACCGTGCTGGAAGGAGTGCTGGCCAGAGGCGACCGCAGGGTCGGCGCGGTGATAGAAGAGGCCTACCGCACAGGGGCCATCTATGACTCCTGGTCTGAGTATTTTAAAAATGATGTGTGGATGCGGGCGTTTGAGACCTGCGGCGTGGATATCGGGTTTTATACCACCAGGGAGAGAAGTCTGGACGAGGTGTTCCCTTGGGACTTTATTGATGCAGGCGTGTCAAAGGAATTCCTGATTCGTGAGTGGAACCATGCCGTGAAGGAAGAAGTGACGCCTAACTGCCGTCAGAGATGTTCAGGCTGCGGAGCCAGTGATTTTGGCTGCGGCGTCTGTTATGAAACCGTAAAGGAATAG
- a CDS encoding carbohydrate ABC transporter permease → MYGFLNIASLISIFPLVWMVIAATNRSVDVVAGKLTIGGNLFRNYLNLTSSQNVWKFFFNSAKYAVLTTVLSLFVCSLAGYAFEIYHDKWKDRLFTVILMTMMLPFVALMVPLFQMFSKARLLNSTLGFLLPSLSAPLLIMMFRQAAKSFPGEIIEAARIDGLSEIQIFFRMFVPMMKSTYAAAVTISFMNAWNNYLWPKVIMTKGSSQTMPMMISSLTAGYTTDYGMLMLAVLITTLPTAVVFFVLQKNFAEGITGAIK, encoded by the coding sequence ATGTATGGATTTCTGAACATTGCTTCTCTGATCTCGATTTTTCCGTTGGTGTGGATGGTGATCGCGGCTACCAATCGGAGCGTGGATGTGGTTGCGGGAAAGCTGACTATAGGAGGAAATTTGTTTCGGAATTATTTAAACCTTACTTCTTCTCAGAATGTGTGGAAGTTTTTCTTCAACTCCGCAAAATACGCGGTTTTAACTACAGTACTGTCCCTTTTCGTGTGTTCTTTGGCCGGATATGCTTTTGAGATCTACCATGACAAGTGGAAAGACAGGCTTTTTACGGTGATTCTTATGACCATGATGCTGCCGTTTGTGGCCCTTATGGTGCCGCTGTTTCAAATGTTTTCCAAGGCGAGGCTTTTGAATTCCACGTTGGGATTTCTTCTGCCTTCTCTGTCTGCGCCTTTGCTGATTATGATGTTTCGGCAGGCAGCTAAGTCTTTTCCCGGGGAGATTATTGAGGCGGCCAGAATTGACGGTTTAAGTGAGATTCAGATTTTTTTCCGCATGTTTGTTCCTATGATGAAGTCAACCTATGCGGCGGCGGTTACGATTTCGTTTATGAATGCCTGGAATAATTATCTGTGGCCCAAGGTGATTATGACCAAGGGAAGTTCCCAGACCATGCCCATGATGATTTCCAGCCTGACTGCAGGGTATACTACGGATTATGGGATGTTGATGCTGGCGGTGTTAATCACCACGTTACCTACGGCTGTTGTGTTCTTTGTACTGCAGAAAAACTTTGCAGAAGGAATTACTGGCGCTATTAAGTAA
- a CDS encoding TIGR03936 family radical SAM-associated protein has protein sequence MKIRIKFRKYGTMKFIGHLDVMRYFQKAIRRADVDVCYSGGFSPHQIMSFAAPLGVGITSNGEYVDIEAASTKDSETMKRCLNEVMSEGFEIVSYRILPDDAANAMSIVGAGDYTLAFRPGYEPEDMDKEQWFQGLIAFFERPSVMVTKKTKRGEKKMDLKPLVYGLSICPEGDGEMEGPRLFMKISTGSAANVKPEQVLDAYYGFLGKERPPFAFMVQREEVYTDRASEAEKEAGIHSFISLEQLGEEIR, from the coding sequence ATGAAAATTCGAATTAAATTCAGAAAATATGGAACAATGAAATTCATCGGTCATCTGGACGTTATGCGTTACTTCCAGAAGGCCATACGCAGGGCGGATGTGGATGTCTGTTACAGCGGGGGATTTTCCCCACACCAGATCATGTCCTTTGCGGCGCCCCTGGGAGTGGGAATTACCAGCAACGGGGAATATGTGGACATAGAGGCGGCCTCTACCAAAGATTCGGAAACCATGAAGAGATGTCTGAATGAGGTGATGTCAGAGGGCTTTGAGATCGTAAGCTACCGGATTCTGCCGGATGATGCGGCCAATGCCATGTCCATAGTCGGGGCCGGGGATTATACCCTGGCCTTTAGGCCGGGATACGAGCCTGAGGACATGGATAAGGAACAGTGGTTTCAGGGGCTTATTGCCTTTTTTGAGCGTCCCAGCGTCATGGTGACAAAGAAAACCAAGCGCGGGGAAAAGAAGATGGACTTAAAGCCCCTGGTTTATGGGCTGAGCATCTGTCCCGAGGGGGATGGTGAAATGGAAGGGCCCCGCCTGTTTATGAAAATATCCACGGGCAGCGCTGCCAATGTGAAACCGGAACAGGTGTTGGATGCGTATTACGGGTTCCTGGGGAAGGAGCGCCCGCCCTTTGCCTTTATGGTGCAGCGGGAAGAAGTATATACAGACAGGGCCTCTGAGGCTGAGAAGGAAGCCGGTATACACTCCTTTATCTCTCTGGAACAGCTGGGTGAGGAAATCAGATAA
- a CDS encoding ribosomal-processing cysteine protease Prp produces the protein MIKATVFKNSTDSGNAVYTGIVMEGHAGYAGEGEDIICAAVSALALNFFNSVEAFTEDGFEGGAGESGSFEFRFTSEISPESKLLMNSLILGLQNIERDYGKSYINVKFKEV, from the coding sequence ATGATTAAAGCAACCGTATTCAAGAATTCCACGGATTCAGGCAATGCTGTATACACAGGGATTGTGATGGAGGGACATGCCGGGTATGCCGGGGAGGGTGAGGATATCATCTGCGCGGCGGTTTCAGCCCTGGCTCTTAACTTTTTTAATTCAGTGGAGGCATTTACGGAAGATGGATTTGAAGGCGGGGCGGGAGAGAGCGGTTCATTTGAATTCCGTTTCACTTCAGAGATAAGTCCTGAATCAAAACTCCTGATGAACTCTCTTATTCTAGGACTTCAGAATATTGAGAGGGATTATGGGAAATCATATATTAACGTGAAGTTTAAGGAGGTGTAA
- a CDS encoding carbohydrate ABC transporter permease, protein MTLQQKQRFTGWLFLAPGVLLIVVLSFVPAIQALLISFKTGTGTNMRWCGFGNYIRIFQDQVFIQSIKNCFLYLIIQVPIMLVLGMAFASLLNNPKLRFIGFFRTAIFLPCATSLVAYAIIFRSLFANDGFVNMVLVKQGILETGYNFLSHPASARIVIIIALIWRWTGYNMVFYLAGLQNIEYSVYEAAKIDGANMFQTFFKINAPLLKPTILLTLITSTNGTLQLFDESVNLTMGGPANASITMSHYIFNRAFQGVPNFGYTSAMSFVILIMVAFLALVQMKAGDGRD, encoded by the coding sequence ATGACGCTGCAGCAGAAGCAAAGGTTTACAGGCTGGCTTTTTCTGGCTCCAGGGGTTCTGCTGATTGTGGTCTTAAGTTTTGTACCTGCCATTCAGGCACTTTTGATATCGTTTAAAACAGGGACGGGAACCAACATGAGATGGTGCGGGTTTGGCAACTATATCAGGATCTTTCAGGATCAGGTGTTTATCCAGTCCATCAAGAACTGTTTTTTATATCTGATTATCCAGGTTCCTATTATGCTGGTTCTTGGAATGGCTTTTGCCTCCCTGTTAAATAATCCGAAACTGCGGTTTATAGGATTTTTCAGAACAGCCATTTTCCTGCCTTGTGCCACATCCCTGGTAGCATATGCCATTATATTCCGATCCCTGTTTGCCAATGACGGGTTTGTGAACATGGTGCTGGTAAAGCAGGGAATTTTGGAGACCGGTTATAACTTTTTGTCTCACCCCGCCAGCGCCAGGATTGTGATTATTATTGCGCTGATTTGGCGGTGGACCGGGTACAATATGGTGTTTTATCTTGCCGGGCTTCAGAACATTGAGTATTCTGTTTATGAAGCGGCCAAGATTGACGGAGCCAACATGTTTCAGACATTTTTTAAGATTAACGCGCCTCTGTTAAAGCCTACCATACTTCTGACTTTAATTACTTCCACCAATGGTACGCTTCAGCTGTTTGACGAGTCGGTGAATCTGACCATGGGAGGACCGGCTAATGCCAGCATTACCATGTCTCATTACATTTTTAACAGAGCTTTTCAGGGCGTTCCAAACTTTGGTTATACATCGGCAATGTCTTTTGTGATACTGATTATGGTGGCATTTCTTGCCTTGGTTCAAATGAAAGCAGGTGACGGCCGTGACTAA
- the rpmA gene encoding 50S ribosomal protein L27: MLKMNLQLFAHKKGVGSTKNGRDSEAKRLGAKRADGQFVLAGNILYRQRGTHIHPGNNVGRGGDDTLFALVDGVVKFERKGRDRKQVSVYPRAINE, encoded by the coding sequence ATGTTAAAGATGAACCTTCAGTTATTCGCTCATAAGAAAGGTGTTGGTTCTACCAAGAACGGTAGAGACTCCGAGGCCAAGAGACTTGGCGCTAAGAGAGCCGACGGACAGTTCGTACTGGCTGGCAACATTCTGTACAGACAGCGCGGAACCCACATTCATCCTGGCAACAACGTAGGCAGGGGTGGCGATGATACCTTATTTGCTTTAGTAGACGGAGTTGTTAAGTTTGAAAGAAAGGGCAGAGACAGAAAGCAGGTTTCTGTATACCCAAGGGCAATCAACGAATAA
- a CDS encoding ribonuclease E/G has product MDKLVVTRRGDKVCTAVVSDGKVSQLMLEPDTADSLLGNIYIGKVQKVVSNINAAFIDIGPGCTGYYSLQERWKPERLKTGDELVVQVSKDAVKTKAPVVTERLSFTGRYCVLTVGKTGIGFSAKIRDASYKARLHSLLECDLAGTEDLGVIVRTNAVTVEDRIVREELAELMGTWQRLSADAACRVCYSCLYRALPGYIAAIRDSFCGTLEEIITDVPEYHRELGAYLEMYQKEDADRLTLYEDSLLPLSKLYSLETAFEKALGKNVWLKSGGYLVIEPTEAMTVIDVNTGKYSGRKNMQDTICRINMEAADEIGRQLRLRNLSGIIIVDFIDMEREEDRKALLAHLGDVVSKDPVKTTVVDMTALNLVELTRKKMRRPLHEQV; this is encoded by the coding sequence ATGGACAAATTAGTAGTGACCCGGCGGGGGGATAAGGTCTGTACGGCCGTGGTATCAGATGGAAAGGTAAGCCAGCTTATGCTGGAGCCGGATACCGCGGACTCCCTGTTGGGCAATATCTATATTGGCAAAGTACAGAAGGTGGTAAGCAATATCAATGCCGCCTTTATTGACATAGGACCGGGATGCACCGGATACTACAGCCTGCAGGAGCGCTGGAAGCCGGAACGGCTTAAGACCGGCGATGAGCTGGTGGTGCAGGTCAGCAAGGATGCTGTAAAGACAAAGGCCCCGGTGGTTACGGAACGTCTTTCCTTTACAGGGCGGTACTGTGTGCTGACTGTGGGAAAGACCGGAATCGGTTTTTCTGCGAAAATCCGTGATGCCTCCTATAAGGCAAGGCTTCACTCCCTTCTGGAATGTGACCTGGCCGGGACGGAGGACCTGGGCGTTATTGTACGGACCAACGCGGTTACGGTGGAAGACCGCATTGTGCGGGAGGAACTGGCTGAGCTGATGGGGACATGGCAAAGACTTTCGGCGGACGCTGCATGCCGGGTCTGCTACAGCTGCCTTTACAGGGCGCTGCCGGGATATATAGCGGCCATACGGGATTCCTTTTGCGGGACCCTGGAAGAAATTATTACAGATGTTCCTGAGTATCACAGGGAGCTGGGGGCGTACCTGGAAATGTACCAGAAGGAAGACGCGGACCGTCTGACCCTTTATGAAGATAGCCTGCTGCCACTTAGCAAGCTTTACAGTCTGGAGACTGCTTTTGAAAAGGCGCTGGGGAAGAATGTATGGCTTAAGTCCGGGGGATATCTGGTCATAGAGCCCACAGAAGCCATGACGGTCATTGATGTGAATACAGGAAAGTATTCAGGCAGGAAAAACATGCAGGACACCATATGCAGGATAAATATGGAAGCCGCGGATGAGATTGGACGGCAGCTGAGGCTGCGGAACCTTTCCGGCATCATCATTGTGGATTTTATTGATATGGAAAGGGAAGAGGACAGGAAGGCCCTTCTTGCCCATTTGGGAGATGTTGTTTCAAAAGACCCGGTAAAGACCACGGTGGTGGACATGACGGCTTTGAACCTGGTGGAGCTCACCAGAAAGAAAATGAGAAGGCCGCTCCACGAACAGGTCTGA
- the rplU gene encoding 50S ribosomal protein L21, with amino-acid sequence MYAIIATGGKQYKVAEGDVIKVERLGAGAGETVTFDQVLAVNNGELQIGCPTVSGATVTATVEKEGKAKKVIVYKYKRKTGYHKKNGHRQLYTQVKIEKINA; translated from the coding sequence ATGTACGCGATTATAGCAACAGGCGGAAAGCAGTACAAGGTAGCAGAAGGCGATGTCATTAAGGTAGAGAGACTGGGCGCAGGCGCAGGCGAGACCGTAACATTTGACCAGGTGCTGGCAGTAAATAACGGCGAGCTGCAGATTGGATGCCCAACCGTTTCCGGTGCAACTGTTACAGCAACAGTTGAGAAGGAAGGTAAGGCTAAAAAGGTGATCGTTTACAAGTATAAGAGAAAAACCGGCTATCACAAGAAGAACGGCCACAGACAGCTCTATACCCAGGTAAAGATTGAAAAAATCAACGCTTAA
- the trkA gene encoding Trk system potassium transporter TrkA, with the protein MKIIIVGCGKVGTTLAEQLNRENHDITLIDCDSEALQSISDSTDVMSVTGNGAVYQVQMEAGIKEADLLIATTNSDELNMLCCLIAKKAGNCHTIARIRNPEYSAEINYIREELNLSLAINPELAAAREIARLLRFPNAIKIELFAKGRIELLKFLIPKDSILDRMKVMDVVSRLKSNVLICAVERGDNVVIPDGNFEMRGGDKISFIAPHADCADFFRKAGIENNTVNSAMFVGGGKLTVYLAKALADTKIKIKIIEQDEERCRILSEILPHAMIIHGDGSDQKLLLEEGIRQTEAFASLTGFDEENILLSLYAASQSGAKLITKVNKIAFENVINSLNLGSVIYPKMLTADIILQYVRAMQNSMGSNIETLYKIVADKAEALEFRVRGDSPVLGIPLEKLRTRNNLLVACINRNGRIIMPRGKDTLEAGDTVIIVTTHTGLNDLKDILI; encoded by the coding sequence ATGAAAATCATTATTGTAGGCTGCGGTAAGGTGGGAACCACACTGGCAGAGCAGCTGAACAGGGAAAACCACGATATTACACTGATTGACTGCGACAGCGAAGCGCTCCAATCCATTTCAGACAGCACGGATGTCATGAGCGTTACCGGAAACGGGGCCGTGTACCAGGTGCAGATGGAGGCGGGAATCAAGGAAGCGGATTTGCTGATTGCCACCACCAATTCAGACGAGCTTAACATGCTCTGCTGTTTGATTGCAAAGAAAGCAGGCAATTGCCATACCATTGCCCGTATCCGCAATCCCGAGTACTCAGCGGAAATCAACTATATCAGGGAAGAACTGAACCTTTCTCTGGCCATCAATCCGGAGCTGGCCGCAGCCAGGGAGATTGCCAGGCTGCTTCGTTTTCCCAATGCCATCAAGATTGAGCTGTTTGCCAAGGGTAGGATTGAGCTTCTCAAATTCCTGATTCCCAAGGATTCCATTCTGGACCGGATGAAGGTAATGGATGTGGTGAGCCGGTTAAAGAGCAATGTACTGATTTGCGCCGTGGAGCGCGGGGATAATGTAGTGATACCTGACGGCAACTTTGAGATGAGAGGCGGAGATAAGATATCCTTTATTGCGCCCCATGCAGACTGTGCTGATTTCTTCCGCAAAGCAGGAATTGAGAACAACACGGTTAATTCCGCCATGTTTGTGGGCGGAGGAAAGCTGACCGTGTATCTGGCCAAGGCTCTGGCTGATACCAAGATAAAAATTAAGATTATTGAACAGGATGAGGAGCGGTGCAGGATCTTAAGTGAGATTCTTCCTCATGCAATGATCATACACGGGGATGGTTCGGACCAGAAGCTGCTTTTAGAAGAAGGCATCCGTCAGACAGAAGCATTTGCCTCCCTCACTGGTTTTGATGAGGAAAATATTCTGCTGTCCTTATATGCGGCCAGCCAGTCCGGGGCCAAGCTGATCACCAAGGTTAACAAAATAGCCTTTGAAAATGTTATCAACTCCCTGAACCTGGGGAGCGTCATATATCCCAAGATGCTGACGGCCGACATCATCCTGCAGTATGTGAGGGCCATGCAGAACTCCATGGGCAGCAACATAGAGACACTGTATAAAATCGTGGCCGACAAGGCCGAGGCGCTGGAATTCAGAGTGAGGGGGGATTCGCCTGTGCTGGGGATTCCGCTGGAGAAGCTGAGGACCAGGAATAACCTGCTGGTGGCATGCATCAACCGCAACGGCCGCATTATCATGCCACGAGGCAAGGATACCCTGGAGGCTGGGGACACGGTCATCATTGTGACCACCCATACAGGGCTTAATGATTTGAAGGATATCTTAATATAA
- a CDS encoding TrkH family potassium uptake protein produces MNRSIIIYMLGWIMNMEAIFMTLPVITAVVYRESIGFIYLGVAVVCGLLGFLCTRKKPCTKMFFAREGFVTVSLGWIVLSFFGCIPFVISGEIPHIIDAMFEIVSGFTTTGSSIIPKVEDMSHATLMWRSFSHWIGGMGILVFILAILPMAGDYNMHIMRAESPGPSVGKLVPKIRITAKLLYSIYFCMTIVMMILLLLGKMPLFDSICMSFGAAGTGGFACRNSGQADYTVYQQAVITIFMLLFGVNFNVYYLLLIRRPKDAGRCEELRGYLAVVAIAILLITINIRNLFPSLFMAFHQAAFQVSSIITTTGYSTIDYNSWPEFSKTILLLIMFIGACAGSTGGGMKVSRVMIAFKEIKKEMASVIHPRSVKVLKFEGKPLEHNILRSLNAYIIVYFIIFGISILIVSLDNYDFMTSFSAVAANLNNIGPGMSVVGPSSNYSMMSYLSKTVLIFDMLAGRLELFPMLVLLSPGTWKRS; encoded by the coding sequence ATGAATCGAAGTATAATCATTTATATGCTGGGCTGGATCATGAATATGGAAGCCATTTTCATGACTCTGCCTGTCATTACGGCTGTTGTCTACAGGGAAAGCATCGGCTTCATCTATCTGGGCGTTGCGGTTGTCTGCGGTCTGTTGGGTTTTTTGTGCACCAGGAAGAAGCCATGCACAAAGATGTTTTTTGCAAGGGAAGGATTTGTGACGGTTTCCCTGGGATGGATTGTATTGAGCTTTTTCGGGTGTATACCCTTTGTCATAAGCGGAGAGATTCCCCATATCATTGATGCCATGTTTGAAATCGTATCGGGCTTTACCACCACAGGCTCCAGTATTATCCCTAAGGTGGAGGATATGTCCCATGCCACCCTGATGTGGAGAAGCTTTTCCCACTGGATTGGCGGTATGGGAATTCTGGTGTTCATCCTGGCGATTCTGCCCATGGCAGGGGATTACAACATGCATATTATGAGGGCGGAGAGCCCGGGCCCTTCCGTGGGAAAGCTGGTGCCTAAAATCCGAATTACTGCAAAACTGCTGTACTCCATATATTTTTGCATGACCATTGTCATGATGATCCTTTTGCTGCTTGGAAAAATGCCTTTATTCGACAGCATATGCATGAGCTTTGGAGCAGCCGGTACAGGAGGCTTTGCCTGCCGTAATTCAGGACAGGCGGATTACACGGTGTACCAGCAGGCTGTCATCACCATTTTTATGCTGCTTTTTGGCGTGAATTTCAATGTGTACTACCTGCTGCTCATACGCAGGCCCAAGGATGCGGGACGGTGTGAGGAGCTGAGGGGATATCTGGCCGTGGTGGCCATTGCTATCCTGCTCATCACCATCAATATCCGGAATCTGTTTCCGTCCCTGTTTATGGCATTCCATCAGGCGGCGTTCCAGGTTTCCTCCATCATTACCACAACAGGATACTCCACCATTGACTACAACAGCTGGCCGGAGTTTTCCAAGACAATCCTGCTGCTCATCATGTTTATCGGCGCGTGCGCCGGCAGTACGGGCGGTGGCATGAAGGTTTCCCGTGTCATGATTGCGTTTAAGGAAATAAAAAAGGAGATGGCATCGGTTATTCATCCCCGCAGCGTGAAGGTGCTGAAGTTTGAGGGAAAGCCCCTGGAGCATAATATCCTCAGGTCCCTTAATGCTTATATTATTGTTTATTTCATAATATTCGGCATATCCATCCTGATTGTGAGTCTGGACAATTATGATTTCATGACATCCTTCTCGGCTGTGGCCGCCAACTTAAACAACATCGGTCCCGGCATGTCCGTGGTGGGTCCGTCCTCTAACTATTCCATGATGTCCTATTTGTCCAAGACCGTGCTCATATTCGATATGCTGGCCGGAAGGCTGGAGCTTTTCCCCATGCTGGTGCTCCTGTCTCCGGGAACATGGAAACGCAGTTGA
- a CDS encoding beta-galactosidase trimerization domain-containing protein, with the protein MVDENDRCFLGKTPYGLTDMLGLRRKEIDGLYDGESNVMVPENKWKKDSGKNGEPGSKGQKGYACANLYEILDVWNARTLLVYGEDFYGGTPAVTKNCYGRGTVCYVAADGEQRLYDDLLKELADTAGVVPIVAGEIPESVEVCSRESGDTEYVFVQNFHSEAVEIKEMKLYGEEILGEKGEMLEPFGTLILKRKIEDRKM; encoded by the coding sequence GTGGTTGATGAGAATGACCGGTGTTTCCTGGGTAAGACTCCTTATGGGCTTACAGATATGCTTGGGCTTAGGCGCAAAGAGATTGACGGGCTTTATGATGGGGAATCGAATGTTATGGTGCCGGAGAACAAGTGGAAAAAGGATTCCGGGAAAAATGGTGAACCAGGAAGTAAGGGACAAAAGGGATATGCGTGTGCAAACCTCTACGAGATTCTGGATGTGTGGAACGCCCGGACGCTACTTGTGTACGGGGAGGACTTTTATGGCGGAACGCCGGCTGTGACAAAGAACTGCTATGGACGGGGGACGGTTTGCTATGTGGCGGCGGACGGAGAACAGAGGTTGTATGACGATTTGCTTAAGGAACTGGCTGATACGGCCGGGGTGGTTCCCATTGTGGCTGGGGAGATTCCTGAGAGTGTGGAAGTGTGTTCCAGGGAGTCCGGGGATACGGAGTATGTGTTTGTTCAGAATTTTCACAGTGAGGCAGTGGAGATAAAGGAAATGAAGCTTTATGGAGAGGAGATTTTGGGTGAGAAGGGGGAAATGCTGGAGCCTTTTGGAACTTTGATTTTGAAAAGAAAAATTGAGGATAGGAAGATGTAA